From Mastacembelus armatus chromosome 9, fMasArm1.2, whole genome shotgun sequence:
GCAAAACTGAGACAGATGTTTTGTCATTgcaaagtaaagaaaattagATTGTATCaccacaaaatataaaacagaactTTTGAACAGTGTTTCATATTGTGAATAGATGTATTTTGTGTAAATAACTGATGTGATCAGTTCCATATTTTCCAATTTGTGACAGGTGGAAAATGCAGATaggctgttttcttttcttgtcttgtAAACTGATGTTGTCATCTGAGCTGAATgaatactattttttttaatttgcacagCGGGATGTTTCTTTTGATTCGGACCAATAGCTCTCTAACATACATTCACCACCAGAGGGCGTCAGCACTCCATCAACTGTAGCACAAGCATCCAAAATGTATTTACTCTCACCTGAATTTACACATGTATTATAGTCTTTATAACCTTTATGatcttaaaaatgtaaaatttcttACACAAGATAAATATAGGCAAAAATGTGATCTGAATGGGTTTAGCTTCTATTTCAACTGAAAACGCCCTCAGCCCAAAATAAGTCCTTTATATTTCCACTACCAATTCAAAACTTGTGGAAAATCTATCATGCATTTAGACTTCCAGATGCCTTTTATAGCTTACAGCTACCGTAGATTTGAGGATCGTGTACTATGCTGAAAAACCTACATGGTTTTCCAGAGGGCCTGCCATTTCACAATTAGGTTGGTCATATTTTCCAGTCAGTGGTGCCTTATTCTCCTCatttctgacacattttctaatttCCGAGGAAccagagaggggagggagaggggagaaCGAACACATGCAGACCATCAAGGAACAGCTGCTGGCTTCTATGTGATTTGTTGGGCTGCTCAGCTGGAACCTGAAGAGAAGCTCTTTGAAAAGTGACAGCCTCATTTAACTGGAACTGACTCTGCCTTCCTGCCGTGGATAACACTGGGTTGAGAAATTAGTATGAGCTTCACTGCTGCAACTGACAAATATGGTATTAAAGCCAAGTTTCGTACCTACTTTTTGATACTATTTGACAGGATTTATTtgacaaacatatttttcctaacccaggaaaaaaaactggatGACAAAAACGTACAAACCTTGCAGATGAAAATATACATCACAGCAAATTCACAGCAGTAAACCTGGAAGCAAATTCAAACAATTTGTTCTACTCATTTCAAGTAACTACATCTAATGCAACCAtaggggggcacaatccagtatattcatgtgctggtcccaagtccgggtaaatgcagagggttgtgtcaggaaggacatccaatgtaaaatttaagccaaatcaaacatgcgaatcacaaatacatgtatgacttccataccagatcggtcgcagcccgggttaacaatgacCACCACTgatgctgttgacttacagggtgccagtggaaactggactactgttggtcaaagaaggagaggaggaaggcgtgttcgtaggcaaagagagaagacgaagggcaggagtgtaggacttagagtagggactttggATGTAGGGagtttgtcagggaaaactagagagttggctgatatgatggagagaagaaaggtggatatcttgtgtgttcaggagaccaggtggaaaggtagcaaggcctatagattaggagcagggttcaagctgttttaacatggtgtggatggaaagaggaatggagcaggagttatcctgaaggagcattttgctaggaatgttctggaggtgaagagagtgtcagatagggtgatgagtctgaagctggaagttgaaggtgtgatgttgaatgttgtcagtggttatgacccacaggtaggatgagagttagaagagaaggagaaattctggagggagatggatgaggtgattcagggtctccctagtggtgagagagtggtgattggggcagacttcaacgaacatgttggtgagggaaacagaagtgatgaggaagtgatgggtaagtttgggatgcaggacaggaatgcagaaggacagatggtggtagactttgcaaaaaggatggaaatggctgtagtgaacacatttttccagaaaagggaggagcatagggcgacatataagagtggaggcaggagcacacaagttgattacatcttgtgcagacgttacaacctgaaagagatcagtgactgcaaagtagtggctggggagagagtagccagacagcataggatggtggtgtgtaggatgactggtggtgaggaagatgaagaggacaagggcagagcagaggaccaagtggtggaagttgaaaaaggaagagtgttgtgtggctttcagggaggagctgaaacaggatCTGGgaggaatgaggaagttcaggagtgtgttaagaggaaaaggttagctaagaagaagtgggacactgagagaacagaagagaacagacaggagtacagggagcTGCAGTgcaaagtgaaggtagaggtggcaaaggccaaacaaagggcgtatgaggatttgtatgataggttggacactaaggagggagaggtggatttgtacagagATAtaatgagagggactcaagtagaacggtgaggttacagggagtagaggtgaagaaggtggaggatttgaagtacctagggtcaatagtccagagcaacggagagtcaggtgtgatgtgtgacaaatgtCAGCTCATGTCAGCAATGAGTCTCTcatgtcagcaagaatgaaaggaaaggtggacaagacagtggtgagagcagccatgttgtctggtttagagactgtggcactgagaaaaagacaggaggcagagctggaggtagcagagctgaagatgttgaggttctctctgggagtgaaCCTCCCAGTATGATTAGTCACATTGTCTAAAGCCAAAACCTGACAAAGAGCTCTCTATCGCCTAACCACCTGACATCAAAACAACTTATTCAATCAAAGGGACTTTGATAACTTAACTGAGTTAAGTTAACCTTTGTGATTATTACTGGAAAAACATTAGATTATGAAACTCCACTAGAAAGGTCTGATCACTTAATCGTTTATTGATACATAGGACGATGTATCTGCTtgaaaaagaagtaaaaaaaaaacaacaaaaaaaaaaaacacagcagccgTGGTTGGATGATCATATTTGTATTTCAGTAATATGAAGACAGTCTGTCAACAAATTATGAACAACtgcaacagaaaagacaaagataaTTTTTAACTGTATCAAAATTATGAAGGACACTGTTAACATTTTGACACCAGCACTCATGAAGGCACACTGCACCCAAACAGTCCCCATAGGTGTATCTGTCGTCCAGCATTTTGTAActggcagcacacacacacacacacacacacacacacccacacacacacacacacacacacacacacacacacacacacacacacacacacacacacacacacacacacacacacacacacacacacacacacacacgtacgcacGCACACCTCAGAACATGGTGTTAAAGGGAATGTACCcattatgtctttttttttttggaagttGCAAAAGCCCAAGTAGCAACACCATTAATAACACTTTAAATCCATGACACAGGAGTAGCATGTTAAGTAATAAGTGGTAATGAGATACTGCGGAAcatgacagtaaaaaaaactaaaacaaaacagaggcaACTTATTGCACGGTCCATTTTCTGTACTGGAAAAACACACGCCAGATCTGGTGTGTAATCTGATCAATCAAAATCCAGAAAAACATAAGGCAGTTAATGAGACATTCTTAAATGGGACATATACATCAGTTTAAACATGTTGACTGTGGAATAGGCACAATAAATGgtaataaaaggaaaaaaagcgGTAAATGTTTGCAGAAAATGATGGCAACAACAGAAGAATAAATTTTCGATGACAAATTATCTCACAACAAAGAAGCAATAATAGAAAGACAATGATTTCTGATAGTCCTTAGGAAAATccatacacataaacatgaataaattagTACAGTGCATAAGGCCTTTCAATTACCTCAGTGCATCTGGTAAAGATTGTGAACAAGCTGATCAGCCCTATTAGAGGAAACCACAAGTAAATTGCATTGATTATACTCATGAACCTATTTACAACTATACAAGCTatgcaaagcaaaacaaaatcattaaCTGGCTATTCCTATAGTCATGACTGCATACATGCAGTAACACTAATTCctgtgttatttatatttacacaaGTTTTTACAGTGGATATTAGGGAGGGTGTGTGCTTAGAGGGGTACTGACAGATAATCCTCAAGATTTAAAAAGTAGAGTAACATAAGATACACTagcagtcaaaggtttggacacacttcaccattgaactgaatgagaaagtgtgtccaaacctttgattGGTACTGTAGATGAACAAATCTGACCACAAGATGCTCTAGACCCCCAATGTTCTACTTCATTGAccatgattttctttttaactcagTAATTTCTAATTTCTGTGTGCGATGCAACACCGTCATGTGAGAACGGAACAATTTTagcacacatatacaaaacaaaataattaacattttaaaagaaaatggacAAGTGGCCCACTCTGTGGTTAAACAGTGCAACTTATTTCCCTCGGTTGGACCTCTCGTTTGCTTTGGCTTTCTTTAAACTTTCCGTGTCTTTTCATTTAGCACCACTTCATAGCATTCCATCGTTCTCCACATACATGCGCTGAACCTTTTTAAGAACCTCATACATGCGCTTTTCCTTCCAGTTCAGATGGACATCTTTAAAAACTATCATTATCCTGCAGTGTAAAACTTTCCATTATAATTAAATTGTCATACTTCAGCTAATTAATATCCTATTTTCCATTCAACTTGTAGTGAAGTTTTATAACAATTTTTTGATTTCAGGAGCAGCACTTATCATCTACAGCGTCTTCCCCCTTGAGTCATAAGGCTGGATCTAGATTTAAGGGTCAGGGGTTAGGCAGGGGTGGAGCTCTTCTCATTGGCCAGACTGTGTTTGAGGTCTGGTCTGTGGGGTTTGTGCTGAGGGCTGCTGCGAAGGTTGTCATCCATCTACAGCAGTGGAGGCACAGGTTAGTTAGAGCACACATTcataagcagaaaataaaataaatattaaagagAGAGACCTTATATACTGCACAGTCTCTTGTACCTGCTAAATACAACCATAGACACatgaaaaaagaggaagaggaagcagaagcaCCTTTTCTATCAAGTTGGACTCTTTGTTTACAAGCTGAGTTAATTTTTGCAGGTTGGCATCCATTGTTTCCTGAACAAGAGGGGGAGGACCTGCAGAAGGTTGAAATGAGGAAACACCaacagaagagagaggagattGCAGAGAATTAGTGCAATGAGAACAGTGGTTAGGACACTGAACATACCAAATAAAGCACATATAAATAGGAAACATGCAGTTTAACAAagatgtgagaagaaggatcATGCAGATGATGTTAGTTTAGTGAGTATTTTCAATGTGTGTGCAGGAAATCTTACAAGGGTGGTCCGAGCTGAAGTAAACTGTAAGGATGGTGTCACAGAAACGTGTTAGGTTATCCAGCTGTTTGAGGTGGCTTTGCAGTGGACTGCTGGGAAGACTGGCTTTGTAGAGTGGAGCCACAAAACCAAACACGAAAGCATCCAGACTGGTCGGCCTATaattacaaaacacacatgttaaagaacaacaacatcttattacagagactggagcatgtgattggtatcagaggaatagcgttaaagtggttccaatcctatttatcggacagattccagtttgttcatgtccatgatgaaccttccacacgaacaaaagttagttatggagttccacaaggttctgtgctaggaccgattctgttcaccctgtacatgcttcctttaggatatatcattaggaagcactctattaattaccactgctatgcggatgacactcagttatatctatctattaaacctgttaacacaaaccagttaaccagacttcaagcctgtctaactgacataaaggcttggatgaccagtaactttttacttttaaactcggagaaaacagaagtcattatatttgggcctaaaaatctcagaaataacttttctaaaattatagctactctagatggcatagccctggcctccagcactactgtaaaaaaccttggagttatttttgaccaggacatgtcctttaactcacacataaaacaaatttctagaactgcattctttcacctgcacaacatttccaaaattaggaacatcctgtctcaaaatgatgcagaaaaagcctccaattaatccagaatgccacagccagagtcctgacaggaactagcaagagacatcatatttctcctatattggcttctcttcattggctccctgtaaaatatagaatagaatttaaaatccttcttctcacatacaaatcccttcataatcaagctccttcataccttaaaaacctcatagtaccatattatcccaatagaccacttcgctctcagagtgcaggcctacttgtggttcccagagttctcaaaagcagaatgggaggcagagcctttagctatcaagctcctctcctgtggaaccagctctcagcctgggttcaggaggcagacactctctgtacttttaaggctagacttaaaaccttcctctttgacaaagcatatagttagggctggcttcaggcaaccctgaaccatcccttagttagttatgctgctataggcctagactgcccgaggaccatcggtgcactgagctcccctaccctaaccccccccctcttctctcccacctcatgtatattccaccattgaatgttactaaccttgtgctctctctctaccctagtttgtgctctctccctccctctctctctctctctctctctctgtaccttctgcaggtgtccctggtcctggagctgtttatcgctgatgtgcagttactgcaCAGCATTTTCTAGATCTGATTTCTGCTACAAGTATAtatcaaacacatttcagaagACCTGCTCCTCCACAGACTAATATGATGATCAACTGCACAACATGACATGAACCTTCCTACTTTAAGATAAATCTTACTCTAATTTAagtcattaaacattaaaaaaaaacaaaaactcacaaGTTCCCAAAGAAGTAGTTTGCTGATCCCAGTCTGTAGGAGAGGAGATTCAGGCACTCTTTAGCGTCACTGTAGatctgagagagacagatttACAGAGAGAGATTTGCAGATACAGTCACACAGATTTGACATATGACAGATCAGTATTTACCTTTCCTTCCACCTCGCTGATTCTGTGTAATGGCGCCTCTCCTTTTGTTAGAAGGATGCGGGAGAGGGCGGTGTTGGCATGGCGACTGGGGACAAAAAAGTTAAGGGGGAACGGTGAATGTGAAGCAAACCATGGCCGTGTCAGGTTGGCGTAGTTTTCTGCATCCACCCAGAAAGTGTGCAACTGTGAGACACAAAACATCACCCTAAACATTGAAAGTACTCAGAGATTAGCGTTTGTCAGGGTACAAGCAGAAGAGAGATGGTGTTACCAGAGCTGGTCGCAGTTTCTCTTCAAGGAGAGCGATGTAGGCCATGGTGTCTGCTCCTTGTCTGGCTGTCAGCTCATGGTCTGCATTAAAcctctgaaaaaacaaacaaaaatatcacaGTAGCTCCACCAATTCAGCTAAACAGGTTTGAGCAGCCCCGGCATCTATTCTTACCTGTTTCCTCAGGAAACTGAGAATGTGCGTTGGTTCTTGAACTGCAGAGTCTGCACATAGCAACTCTGGGACTGTCGCTGCAGGTTGAACAACAGGGACAACAGTTTAAGTTATTTAACAGTAGTGTAGCATCTGGATTAACATGTTTTTAAGGTCTTGTAAAGTACAACAATTTGTGTACCTACAACATATATCCATTCACTCCTTTTTGGAATCCCATCAGATGCATAAAACCCAAGCATTATGTGTCTTTGTATCAGAGTATTTGAGTTTATTAGTTGTCATAtgattttaaacacacatactACACACGTGGTGTCCTCACCACAATGATAGGTAGTTCTGGTTTTTGAACCCACCTGTTAGAGTTTTCCACGTCCAGTCTATAGGGGAAACTGTGACTTTTGCCCCTGAAAACTTGGCATATGCCTGAAAGCAAACCCAGACTTAAATCAGGATGTTATATTCAGTCAAAGAATGCATGCTGACGCACTGAAGCAGGGTATcaaaacaataagctgaaaaataaaacaaaccaccAAAAGAACCACAAATGGATGGATAATTAAATCACTTAAAGGCAGGACTAAAGTATATTATCAATTATTAATCACATAATCACAAggtgacattttcaaatgtatGTTGTTCAATACCAAAAGATGTTCAGTTTATAATTGTATAAACTGAACACATAGGAAACTAAACCAGAAAATAACATGGGATTACATTTTGTCTTCCCCTTAtgtagacaaaataaaatatgatttaatttTCTACTTTCATTGTGCCCTGACAAACTCTGACatataccgtattttccagaatATAAGCCGCACCGAAATattagtcgcttttagcaaaaacggCCTTGGGTGGGGACAAGGAGAAGATGAAGcggcgtctcctcctcctctctcggGTTGTCAGAATGACGACACTCAGGCCAGACTTTGTTCTAGCTGCAGACTTTAtcacctgcagctgcagtatAGGTCTTTCTTTTTCACGTGTGTTTCACTAGGAGTTATAGGTTAGTGTGAACATGAGCGATTTTACTTTTTCAGgggtacaatattatcttcaattgagtccacagtgccatctaatgctagtgactagtAAACAAATATAAGTTGCAAGACAAGGCGgaggagtaaaaataaaagaacgTGCGAcctatagtccagaaaatacggtgTTTGAAAAGCTTCAATAAACCAGCACAAAGCAAAGTTACCAAACTAAACCAGCACAAAGCCTGACAAAGTCTTTAGTCaccaaataaatatttggtCAGAAAACGAGTCCCCATGTGGCAGGAGTCGTAACTGCAAGAAGTCACAGAGACAGCAACACGAAAAACACTCAGctcagtatttattttctgaGAAGATTATTTTCTGATAGTCACATAtcaaaaaagtgaagggggcaAACTAGAGACATAAAAACCGGACCCCCCTGCACTGACCTTGAAGGGACCGATCTGTGTTTGCAACGAGCGGccaagcacacacaccaaaaacacaGCATGCAGGCAGCCCAGCTGTTTGCTCCAGCACCAAACACCACATTCAACCTGAAAcatgacttttctgtctctgtcctgcacAGCTcgcaaacagcagcaggtgagTTAGCACGACGCTAACCTGGCGTGCACCAGACAAGACGCATAAAAAAGCCTGAGAGGGTAAAAATCATCCGTCTGAAAAGTAGGACTGAATGCAATGACCGTATTTTATAAACATGAGCCAACGTTACCAGAACTATCAGGGACTCCGTGTGCACAGAGGGCAAACCCCAGCCTCCTCCCCAGCATCTCAGCTCCATGGCCACCGCCATGTTTGACACACAGGCGGGGAAGAGGCGAGGCGGTAGTGACGTCACAGATGCGTGCCACACGAGAGCGTGCACAGGTGCAGACAAACCAAGtgagaaaacaacaataaaggTGAAATACGTCCAAACCTTGTTATAATGACTTAGTCCAATAAAATCTAATCAGCAGTTTGTCAATTAGGATCATAAAAGTGGTAAATAATGTTGAAGCACAGTGACGCACCACTTTATTAGAGGGGACACCAAAAAAGTAATATGAATCAATTTcctaacatataaaaacattcatgagAGGTCCTTGAATTTTTGTAAAAAACCTGAAATGCGAACATCTCCAAGTTTGTGACAGCTGGTCTGGGGAAGATCATGTGATTTGACCGACGTCTCCAGAGCAGCTAGTAAAGGACTTTGAGTAAAACTACCATTACAACTGCCTGTTCCAAGGTCAACAATGATCTcttggtttttaaatgaattattttttggGGGAAACTTAGCTCCTGATTGCGAACTATTCAGGATCAACTATTTGAAATTGTCCAGATATGGAAGATAGAAATCTGACGTACTGATTCAATAATACAGTTTGTCCATAAAGTctctttacaatttaaaaaatatattacaaaagcAACTGATGAGATATCTTAATCAGATTTGTTCTATGTACTCAGTGGTTATCAAAGTTCTTTCTATGGGGTTATGTTAAAGATACCGTGTATCGAACAAAGATACGGGACATCACTGATCTAAAGCAAAAGATCACTGATGCCATTGTCACCATTGATGAGGCTATGCTACAGTGAACGTGGCAAGAAATCGAGTACCGTCTTGGTGTGCTTCACCATGCTTCAATATGCTTCATCTATATTGGTGCCCATATAGAGGTTTATTAAATAAGGGAAAAAACTTCAACATCTACTcctcattttgtaataattaccacatatttgtctgtttatttgcttttgtaatattttgtttaaattggTAAGAGACTTTATGGACACCCTGTAATAAAAGTTgtcaaaaatcacaaatatacCTCAGACAAAGCCTCTGTTTGGATCATAAAAACAAGATACTTTACAGATAAACAAGATGCCTTTTAGATAAGTAGTGTCAACCTGTCTCTTGATATattactattaaatattagCAGTTAATTCCTGATTTCTCTCTTACTTGTTTCATACCTTCATAGTTATTACTAGGTAAATGTGAACATGTTGTAAGATGttgccaaaaaaacaaaggcttaatgaattatgttttatttacaagTAATAAATAAGTGTCTTTCATCAGCATTAACCCAGTCACATGGTTGTTTAGAGAGGTGATATGTAGTGTATTGGGTCACATTAGCTATATCATGATCAAGAAGTAATATGACTTAATAGTTTTTTTATGCA
This genomic window contains:
- the mtx3 gene encoding metaxin-3 isoform X1 gives rise to the protein MAVAMELRCWGGGWGLPSVHTESLIVLAYAKFSGAKVTVSPIDWTWKTLTATVPELLCADSAVQEPTHILSFLRKQRFNADHELTARQGADTMAYIALLEEKLRPALLHTFWVDAENYANLTRPWFASHSPFPLNFFVPSRHANTALSRILLTKGEAPLHRISEVEGKIYSDAKECLNLLSYRLGSANYFFGNLPTSLDAFVFGFVAPLYKASLPSSPLQSHLKQLDNLTRFCDTILTVYFSSDHPCPPPLVQETMDANLQKLTQLVNKESNLIEKMDDNLRSSPQHKPHRPDLKHSLANEKSSTPA
- the mtx3 gene encoding metaxin-3 isoform X2, which produces MAVAMELRCWGGGWGLPSVHTESLIVLAYAKFSGAKVTVSPIDWTWKTLTATVPELLCADSAVQEPTHILSFLRKQRFNADHELTARQGADTMAYIALLEEKLRPALLHTFWVDAENYANLTRPWFASHSPFPLNFFVPSRHANTALSRILLTKGEAPLHRISEVEGKIYSDAKECLNLLSYRLGSANYFFGNLPTSLDAFVFGFVAPLYKASLPSSPLQSHLKQLDNLTRFCDTILTVYFSSDHPYG